The following coding sequences lie in one Crassostrea angulata isolate pt1a10 chromosome 10, ASM2561291v2, whole genome shotgun sequence genomic window:
- the LOC128166184 gene encoding uncharacterized protein LOC128166184, with protein sequence MAAPIDVCRVCNDCLPVKHRRVIFGETFGVFQQLTQVLDYRASPNDGISKYVCGFCFTKLNKLCKIDTDLIHKMDSLRREKSEVLGILREKHSKTLQLIKVRTPKSQDKRTIVHSPTPRKSKRTLFSTPQKNDFGESHAKISLQKADQMEIPCVETLKSAPENQKAMSITELGYPNARALLNDDAIPDVPWATNKESTTRSNKSSRPYGAYRKRRRLEVLEELMKEEENIDAGNESNNLQNTSADILKNTSADISKNSSADNSISISADNSHELRDETSHELRNSTSSDSSTFESNSCTADKAVQVFIPDRSSKVKNRTRRIQTGRSYIDVKTTDSQVQCDEVRLCCNCLKSMESNGGIESVKSEDRSTYMIF encoded by the exons ATGGCTGCGCCCATAGACGTATGTCGTGTTTGTAATGACTGTCTGCCTGTCAAACACAGACGCGTGATTTTTGGCGAAACCTTTGGCGTTTTTCAACAGTTGACACAAGTTTTAGATTATAGAGCCTCTCCAAACGATGGAATTTCGAAATACGTATGTGGGTTTTGCTTTACGAAGCTTAATAAACTGTGCAAGATTGACACTGATTTGATTCACAAAATGGACTCTCTCAGGAGGGAAAAGAGTGAAGTGTTAGGAATTTTAAGGGAGAAACATTCTAAAACGTTACAACTGATCAAAGTAAGAACCCCAAAGTCCCAAGATAAACGAACAATAGTGCATTCACCAACTCCAAGGAAAAGTAAAAGAACGTTATTTTCCACCCCCCAGAAAAACGACTTCGGAGAAAGTCATGCCAAAATCAGTTTACAAAAGGCAGATCAGATGGAGATACCATGTGtagaaacattaaaatcagCTCCAGAAAATCAGAAAGCCATGTCTATTACCGAGCTTGGGTATCCAAATGCTCGTGCACTGCTGAATGACGATGCGATCCCCGACGTTCCCTGGGCAACGAACAAAGAAAGTACTACTAGAAGTAACAAATCATCGAGGCCATACGGGGCGTATAGAAAACGACGAAGATTAGAG GTTTTGGAAGAATTGatgaaagaagaagaaaatattGATGCTGGAAATGAGTCTAACAATTTACAAAACACATCAGcggacattttaaaaaacacatcAGCAGACATTTCAAAAAACTCATCGGCAGACAATTCAATAAGCATATCAGCGGACAATTCACATGAACTGCGAGATGAGACATCACATGAACTGCGCAATAGCACATCATCAGATTCTTCAACTTTTGAAAGTAACAGTTGTACCGCAGATAAGGCAGTGCAGGTTTTCATTCCTGACAGAAGCTCTAAAGTAAAGAACCGAACAAGAAGAATACAAACAGGAAGGTCATATATTGACGTTAAGACAACCGATTCTCAAGTCCAATGTGATGAAGTGCGCCTGTGTTGTAATTGCCTTAAAAGTATGGAATCCAATGGAGGTATAGAATCCGTGAAAAGTGAAGATCGTAGcacatatatgatattttag